Proteins from a single region of Hermetia illucens chromosome 3, iHerIll2.2.curated.20191125, whole genome shotgun sequence:
- the LOC119650853 gene encoding vesicle transport protein SEC20 — MDAQKYTLTSLRQEIVDNNLHVKAIIQDILSFRGSLSELETLNEAGRSKLAALRKCIERLDDWARDDGDPELAKEVDSHRQQFSKTLQAFRKANVSTMLEIEKADREELFAMTGEGEVRQRGAARYNKMNLVAQQDNVTEKMLSISRHLSETTQKSAATLETLVYSSQSVEGTRDELLNTAGTITQSGKLLKKYGRRECTDKILLFFAFIFFLACVFYIVQKRLF; from the exons ATGGACGCTCAAAAGTACACTTTGACATCACTACGGCAAGAAATCGTCGACAACAACTTGCACGTGAAGGCGATAATCCAG GACATTTTATCCTTCCGTGGCTCCCTTTCTGAACTCGAAACTTTAAATGAAGCCGGTCGCAGTAAACTGGCCGCGCTTCGCAAATGCATCGAACGACTTGACGACTGGGCTCGGGACGATGGCGATCCGGAACTGGCGAAGGAAGTCGACTCGCATCGACAGCAATTCTCGAAAACGTTGCAAGCATTCCGTAAAGCGAACGTCTCCACAATGTTGGAAATCGAGAAGGCTGATCGTGAGGAGCTGTTCGCAATGACCGGCGAAGGAGAGGTTCGGCAACGCGGGGCCGCGCGATACAACAAAATGAATTTGGTCGCTCAACAGGACAACGTAACTGAAAAAATGCTTTCCATTTCACGCCATTTGTCGGAAACGACTCAGAAAAGTGCAGCAACGCTCGAAACACTTGTCTATTCGTCACAAAGTGTCGAGGGCACTCGCGATGAACTCCTCAACACGGCGGGCACGATCACGCAATCGGGAAAGTTGCTGAAAAAGTATGGACGTCGCGAGTGCACGGACaagattttgttgtttttcgcgTTTATATTCTTCTTGGCCTGTGTCTTCTACATCGTCCAGAAGAGGCTGTTCTAA